The proteins below come from a single Gimesia alba genomic window:
- a CDS encoding TetR/AcrR family transcriptional regulator: protein MASCNVRDRLLEVAGPVFSEKGFEKTTVREICQKADVNLASVNYYFGDKEQLYLEVVCLAKEMGVSRAPLPEWTSETTPEQKLRDWVSTLVRRMLGTGELSWSNHLMMREVLRPTKACEHLIQELFRPFVNVADSILQEILGDGVPEYRRMQCVFSIAAQCQFYRVSDGLVTLMLGQEEKASHYNSEHLMEHILQFSLAAVKNLKQEFTASEVESSSSLHGI, encoded by the coding sequence ATGGCGTCTTGTAATGTCCGTGATCGATTACTGGAAGTGGCCGGGCCCGTTTTCTCAGAAAAGGGATTCGAGAAGACCACGGTCCGTGAAATCTGTCAGAAAGCGGACGTGAATCTCGCCAGTGTGAATTATTATTTTGGCGATAAGGAACAGCTTTATCTGGAGGTAGTCTGCCTGGCCAAGGAGATGGGGGTTTCGCGGGCTCCATTACCAGAATGGACTTCTGAGACCACTCCCGAACAAAAGCTGCGGGACTGGGTCTCTACATTGGTGAGACGGATGTTGGGAACGGGAGAGCTGTCCTGGAGCAATCATTTGATGATGCGTGAAGTGTTAAGGCCAACGAAAGCGTGTGAGCATCTCATTCAGGAGCTGTTTCGGCCGTTTGTGAATGTGGCGGACTCGATCTTGCAGGAGATACTGGGGGATGGCGTTCCAGAATATCGGCGGATGCAGTGTGTTTTCAGCATTGCCGCTCAATGTCAGTTCTATCGAGTTTCTGATGGCCTGGTGACTTTGATGTTAGGGCAAGAGGAAAAAGCGTCTCACTACAATTCAGAGCATTTGATGGAGCATATTCTGCAATTTTCGCTGGCGGCGGTTAAGAATCTGAAGCAGGAATTCACCGCATCAGAAGTGGAATCTTCTTCATCACTTCATGGAATCTGA
- a CDS encoding sigma-54 interaction domain-containing protein — MEDDRPILEDMVGYSAAMRNIYRLTRRAASTSSTVLLTGETGTGKELIARGIHELSPRATGPFIRVNCGALSESLLESELFGHIKGAFTSAVENRTGRFEAAHGGTIFLDEINSVSFTLQVKLLRVLQEHEFERVGDTRSIQVDCRIVAATNRNLLDEIEAGRFREDLYYRLNVIPIDLPPLRERAEDIPDLIHFFAKQFSAEEQIPLPHFSDEVLSTFKNYAWPGNVRELQNYVERLIVLSGEDGPSLDLLPGHVTGKSVPRSLPSKEQDPELLCRELVAMELQRVGEDSTNVHTQIVSQVEKELILQVLRSCQGVQTKTATRLGINRNTLHKKISEYELESEAR, encoded by the coding sequence ATGGAAGACGATCGCCCAATTTTAGAAGACATGGTCGGTTACAGTGCGGCCATGCGAAATATCTATCGCCTGACTCGTCGCGCTGCCAGTACATCATCAACGGTGTTGCTGACTGGCGAAACAGGTACCGGTAAGGAATTGATTGCGCGAGGCATCCATGAATTGAGCCCCCGCGCCACCGGTCCCTTCATCCGCGTGAACTGTGGCGCGCTCAGTGAAAGCCTGCTGGAGAGTGAACTATTTGGGCATATTAAAGGTGCCTTTACCAGTGCCGTCGAAAATCGAACGGGGCGCTTTGAAGCCGCCCATGGCGGGACCATCTTTCTGGATGAAATTAACTCGGTCAGTTTTACACTGCAGGTCAAGCTATTACGCGTATTGCAGGAGCATGAGTTCGAGCGCGTGGGAGATACGCGTTCGATTCAAGTCGACTGTCGGATCGTTGCGGCGACGAACCGCAATTTACTGGATGAAATTGAAGCAGGCCGCTTTCGTGAAGACCTATATTATCGTTTGAATGTGATTCCCATCGATCTGCCCCCGTTGCGTGAGCGTGCTGAAGATATTCCGGATTTAATCCACTTCTTTGCCAAGCAATTTTCGGCAGAAGAACAGATTCCGTTGCCTCATTTTTCAGACGAAGTCTTATCAACGTTCAAGAATTATGCCTGGCCCGGGAATGTGCGGGAACTGCAGAATTACGTTGAGCGGCTGATTGTGCTGTCGGGAGAAGACGGTCCTTCTCTGGATTTGTTGCCAGGACACGTGACAGGTAAATCCGTTCCCCGATCGCTGCCTTCCAAGGAGCAGGATCCAGAGTTGCTCTGTCGGGAACTGGTGGCGATGGAATTACAGCGTGTCGGAGAAGACTCAACCAATGTGCACACGCAAATTGTGTCGCAAGTGGAGAAAGAACTGATTTTACAGGTTTTAAGGTCTTGTCAGGGGGTCCAGACCAAGACCGCCACGCGCCTGGGGATCAATCGGAATACGCTACATAAAAAAATATCAGAGTACGAATTAGAATCTGAAGCAAGATGA
- a CDS encoding efflux RND transporter permease subunit — protein MRSVIKWAISNSPAMNTLMVTVLGVGLVSLMLMRREVFPEFELEIILVSVPYPGASPDEVEEGICQKMEEAVRSIDGIKKMTSIANEGSGSLVLELRADVPDVQKILNEVRSEIDRIPSFPELAEDPEVQQITFRQVAIEVAVIGPDEEGANSEWELRSVSERIRDELLQLKSVSQANIAGARDYQIDIEIPEATLRKYGLTLQDVARTVRRENLELPGGKLITDSQVLLLRGKNKHLIGSEIEKIPLVTEPGGVVLTVGDIGRVQDDFSDTTMISEIDGKPALSIAVERTAQEDLLAIVEQVREYVKTANLPPGYSLKLWKDQSIDVRDRMSLLSRNGLQGLILVFITLTIFLEFRLAFWVALGIPISMFGACIVLYYTGQTLNMLSMFAFLMALGIVVDDAIVVGENIYEHRQMGKSFLVAAIDGATEVLPSVCASVTTTVIAFMPLLFVSGIMGKFIAVMPIAVIAMLVISLLESTFILPCHLAHGKQTSVKGADQDPSEGFVGRKLNKFIERIYLPVLKAALNYPSSALAVAGALMLLSAGLILGGFAPFNIFPKTDYRMIEATVEFPDGTPQSITGEATRKIQEVFEELDQDYQKEHGNSLVKLVRRNVGFGTRDESGGGLGGSVEGSHVGKVSVEIVEAEERTLGSEEILDLWRERVGEVPGVDRLTFNSPSMGPGGKPIEFKLLADAKHLNELEAAVEACKQELATYPGVKDINDDSSPGKWEFQIKIKDKARAMGVPLADVAETVRATYYGEEVMRLQRGRHEVKLMVRYPEEERRSLMGFDDIRIRTGDGSERPITELAEIDVKRGYSEINRIDQQRSITVSSDLNEKEGNAREIVQSLKKPGGFMDQLLAKYPDVRVRWEGQQEQTDESVNSLIVGLLIAMASMFALLTVEFRSYVQPLIILGIIPFGIIGAVFGHAILGMELTLFSLFGLVALTGVVVNDSIVLIDFINHRIADGLPLKAALLDAGQRRFRPVLLTSMTTIVGLAPILKETSFQAQIIIPMAASLIFGLMLATVLVLFLIPTYYYLYARAMGAKPDEPWVRNLDGKEEGQGYNIDEGQLSGVTPMQT, from the coding sequence ATGAGGTCGGTCATCAAATGGGCGATCAGTAATTCGCCCGCGATGAACACATTGATGGTTACCGTTTTGGGCGTCGGACTGGTTTCGCTAATGCTCATGCGGCGGGAAGTGTTCCCGGAATTTGAGCTGGAAATCATTCTGGTCTCGGTTCCTTATCCCGGTGCCAGTCCGGATGAAGTCGAAGAAGGTATCTGCCAGAAGATGGAAGAAGCCGTCCGTTCGATTGACGGAATAAAAAAAATGACCTCGATTGCCAATGAAGGCTCGGGGTCATTGGTATTGGAACTCAGGGCTGACGTGCCTGATGTGCAGAAAATTCTGAATGAGGTCCGCTCCGAAATCGACCGTATTCCCAGTTTTCCGGAGCTGGCAGAAGATCCGGAAGTCCAGCAGATTACGTTCAGGCAGGTGGCGATCGAAGTTGCTGTGATTGGTCCTGATGAGGAAGGTGCCAACAGTGAGTGGGAGTTGCGGTCGGTCTCCGAGCGAATTCGAGATGAATTATTGCAGCTTAAGTCGGTTTCGCAGGCGAATATCGCGGGGGCCCGTGATTACCAGATTGATATTGAAATCCCGGAAGCGACGCTTCGTAAATATGGTCTGACATTACAGGACGTGGCGCGAACGGTTCGCCGGGAAAACCTGGAGTTGCCAGGGGGGAAGCTGATTACCGATTCGCAGGTCTTACTGCTGCGAGGTAAGAATAAACATTTGATTGGCAGTGAGATCGAGAAGATTCCCCTGGTGACTGAGCCGGGGGGAGTGGTACTTACCGTCGGCGATATCGGGCGGGTGCAGGATGATTTTTCTGATACGACGATGATCAGTGAAATTGACGGAAAGCCGGCTCTGTCAATTGCCGTCGAACGAACCGCACAGGAAGACCTGCTGGCGATTGTGGAGCAGGTTCGCGAGTATGTGAAAACCGCCAACCTGCCGCCAGGCTATTCGTTGAAGTTGTGGAAAGATCAGTCGATCGATGTCCGCGATCGAATGAGTCTGCTCAGCCGAAACGGGTTGCAGGGTTTGATTCTTGTTTTTATCACGCTGACGATTTTTCTGGAATTTCGGCTGGCGTTCTGGGTTGCTTTGGGGATTCCGATTTCGATGTTTGGTGCGTGTATTGTGCTGTACTATACCGGCCAGACATTAAATATGCTTTCGATGTTCGCGTTTTTGATGGCGCTCGGGATTGTCGTTGATGACGCGATTGTGGTGGGTGAGAACATCTATGAGCATCGGCAGATGGGAAAGTCATTTCTTGTCGCCGCCATTGATGGTGCGACGGAAGTATTGCCTTCTGTTTGTGCTTCCGTGACCACCACCGTTATCGCATTTATGCCGTTGTTGTTTGTTTCAGGCATTATGGGGAAATTCATCGCTGTGATGCCGATCGCCGTGATCGCGATGTTAGTGATTTCCCTGTTGGAAAGTACGTTTATTCTTCCCTGTCATCTGGCACATGGAAAACAAACTTCTGTAAAGGGAGCGGATCAGGATCCATCAGAGGGTTTTGTCGGGCGAAAATTGAATAAATTTATCGAACGAATCTATCTGCCTGTTTTGAAAGCGGCGTTGAACTATCCGAGCTCTGCACTCGCGGTGGCAGGCGCACTCATGTTGTTGTCGGCAGGATTGATTCTGGGCGGATTCGCGCCGTTCAATATCTTTCCGAAGACCGATTATCGAATGATTGAAGCCACGGTCGAATTTCCCGATGGAACGCCACAATCGATTACCGGTGAGGCGACTCGGAAAATTCAAGAGGTGTTTGAAGAGCTGGATCAGGACTATCAGAAGGAACATGGCAACTCTCTGGTTAAGCTGGTTCGCAGGAATGTCGGCTTTGGTACGCGTGATGAGTCGGGGGGAGGGCTTGGCGGCTCAGTCGAAGGGAGTCATGTCGGCAAAGTCAGTGTGGAGATCGTCGAAGCAGAAGAGCGGACGCTGGGCAGTGAAGAAATTCTTGATCTCTGGCGAGAGCGAGTCGGTGAGGTGCCTGGCGTCGATCGACTGACTTTTAATTCCCCCTCAATGGGGCCTGGTGGCAAGCCGATTGAATTTAAACTGCTGGCGGATGCGAAACACCTGAATGAGTTGGAAGCGGCGGTGGAAGCATGTAAACAGGAACTGGCCACCTATCCGGGAGTGAAAGATATTAATGATGACTCCAGTCCCGGTAAGTGGGAGTTCCAGATCAAGATCAAAGACAAAGCCCGTGCGATGGGTGTGCCTTTAGCAGATGTTGCAGAGACGGTCCGTGCGACGTATTACGGAGAAGAAGTCATGCGGCTTCAGCGCGGGAGGCATGAAGTCAAATTGATGGTTCGTTATCCGGAAGAAGAACGTCGTTCTCTGATGGGCTTTGATGATATCCGGATTCGAACAGGAGATGGCTCTGAGCGACCGATTACCGAACTGGCTGAAATTGATGTGAAACGCGGATATTCCGAAATCAACCGGATTGATCAACAGCGGTCGATCACCGTGTCTTCCGATCTGAATGAGAAAGAAGGCAACGCACGGGAGATTGTTCAATCGCTGAAAAAACCAGGCGGTTTTATGGATCAGTTATTGGCTAAATATCCTGATGTGCGAGTCCGTTGGGAAGGGCAGCAGGAGCAGACGGACGAGTCAGTGAATAGTTTGATTGTCGGACTACTGATCGCGATGGCATCGATGTTTGCCTTACTGACGGTGGAGTTTCGATCTTATGTCCAACCTTTGATTATTTTAGGCATCATTCCTTTTGGGATTATTGGAGCCGTGTTTGGCCATGCGATTTTGGGAATGGAGTTAACACTGTTTTCCTTATTCGGTTTGGTCGCTTTAACAGGTGTCGTGGTCAATGATTCGATTGTATTAATCGATTTTATCAATCATCGTATCGCTGATGGTCTGCCTTTAAAAGCGGCGCTGCTGGATGCGGGACAGCGACGTTTTCGGCCTGTATTGCTGACTTCGATGACAACGATCGTCGGATTAGCGCCAATTTTGAAAGAGACTTCGTTTCAGGCCCAGATTATTATCCCGATGGCTGCCAGTTTGATTTTCGGTCTGATGCTGGCCACGGTTCTGGTTCTGTTTCTCATTCCTACGTATTATTACCTGTATGCACGGGCCATGGGGGCCAAGCCAGATGAACCCTGGGTCCGTAATTTGGATGGTAAGGAAGAGGGACAAGGCTATAATATTGATGAGGGGCAACTCTCAGGTGTTACGCCCATGCAGACTTAA
- the panD gene encoding aspartate 1-decarboxylase, translated as MKRVLLKSKIHRATVTEANLEYNGSVTIDQELMEAADIVEYEQVQIYNITSGTRLTTYAILGEPGSGVICINGAAAHLVKPNDLVIIASYAEYKEKESRCHQPKVVLVDGQNSPVPATAEMPVVSGSE; from the coding sequence ATGAAACGTGTTTTGCTCAAATCAAAAATTCACCGCGCTACCGTGACGGAAGCGAATCTGGAGTACAATGGCAGTGTGACCATTGATCAGGAGTTGATGGAAGCTGCTGATATTGTTGAGTACGAGCAAGTACAGATTTACAACATCACCTCTGGTACCCGACTGACGACTTATGCCATTTTAGGCGAGCCAGGCTCGGGTGTGATCTGTATTAATGGGGCTGCCGCTCATCTGGTCAAACCGAATGACCTGGTGATCATTGCCAGCTATGCAGAGTATAAAGAAAAGGAATCACGCTGCCATCAGCCTAAGGTGGTTTTGGTTGATGGGCAAAATAGCCCCGTTCCTGCTACAGCGGAAATGCCTGTGGTCTCTGGATCTGAGTAA
- a CDS encoding efflux RND transporter periplasmic adaptor subunit, with the protein MSDLKTQKSSSFSKKLKHFLLPIFIIAIGFGSLVVLMAMKQEPEKSEKQLADLAPLVSTEKIDLSDSGVTITVDGIVVPSREVKLAAEVSGKVIFTRNGCKVGNLVRKATLQELKSEGTENLLIQIDPENYQLEVKRLTQEHAQAQDVIDELEVEIDNAKAMIDLAHEEVRLQKTHLNRIEKLRARNVVSDTDYEEAKRSELAARNALQKLTNEADLLKSRRQRMMHARDLVGVQLSRAKLDLSRTRIYSPIDGVIVEDSVEKDGYVKVGDPLVTIEDTSSVEVRSNLRMEELYQLWQHAAQTAKKGQALVKVDQTNRHDLGYQLPQLPVKVSYELGGRKYIWNGKLSRYDGIGLDEKTRTVPCRIVVPDPRPAEILVNGKPTDQVVGAPPLTRGMYVSIEIPLTGNVSLLTIPETAIRPGNLVWVVREGTLHSEKIRVVDTSDDILLVELGASGLKPGDHVVTSPLSTANDGMLVREGGAK; encoded by the coding sequence ATGTCAGATTTGAAAACTCAAAAATCGAGCAGTTTTTCTAAGAAACTCAAGCATTTTTTGCTTCCGATTTTTATCATCGCGATCGGCTTTGGCAGCTTGGTCGTCCTGATGGCGATGAAGCAGGAACCGGAGAAGAGCGAAAAACAGCTGGCAGATTTAGCACCACTGGTCTCGACCGAAAAAATTGATCTTTCTGATTCCGGGGTCACGATTACCGTCGACGGGATTGTTGTTCCGTCGAGGGAAGTGAAACTGGCTGCTGAAGTTTCAGGAAAAGTCATTTTTACTCGGAACGGATGTAAGGTGGGGAATCTGGTCCGCAAAGCTACTCTTCAGGAACTGAAATCTGAGGGAACTGAGAATCTCCTGATTCAGATTGATCCAGAGAATTACCAGCTGGAAGTCAAGCGGTTGACTCAGGAACATGCCCAGGCACAGGACGTGATTGACGAGTTAGAAGTCGAGATCGACAACGCCAAAGCGATGATTGATTTAGCACACGAAGAAGTGCGACTGCAGAAAACTCATTTGAATCGAATCGAGAAATTACGGGCAAGAAATGTCGTATCCGATACGGATTACGAAGAAGCAAAACGGAGTGAACTTGCTGCACGCAACGCTTTGCAAAAGTTGACGAACGAGGCCGATTTGCTCAAATCGCGTCGGCAGCGAATGATGCATGCCCGTGATCTGGTGGGAGTCCAGCTTTCGAGAGCCAAACTCGATTTGAGCCGCACTCGGATTTACTCTCCCATAGATGGAGTTATTGTCGAGGACTCGGTGGAAAAAGATGGTTATGTCAAAGTGGGGGATCCACTGGTGACCATCGAAGATACTTCCTCTGTCGAAGTCCGTTCGAATTTGCGAATGGAAGAGTTGTACCAACTGTGGCAGCACGCCGCACAGACAGCGAAAAAAGGACAAGCGTTGGTCAAGGTGGACCAGACAAATCGACATGATCTGGGATATCAGCTCCCGCAGCTTCCCGTCAAAGTGTCCTATGAGTTGGGGGGCAGAAAATATATCTGGAATGGAAAACTTTCCCGCTATGATGGGATTGGTCTGGACGAGAAAACGAGAACGGTTCCCTGCCGGATTGTGGTTCCCGACCCCCGACCTGCAGAGATCTTAGTGAATGGGAAGCCAACCGATCAGGTTGTGGGCGCGCCCCCTTTGACGCGTGGAATGTATGTTTCAATCGAAATTCCACTCACAGGAAACGTTTCCTTACTGACGATTCCCGAAACGGCGATTCGCCCCGGAAATCTGGTCTGGGTCGTGCGAGAAGGCACGTTGCATTCCGAGAAGATTCGTGTCGTCGACACGAGCGACGACATACTGTTGGTTGAACTGGGAGCTTCCGGGCTGAAGCCAGGCGATCATGTTGTGACTTCTCCATTGAGCACTGCCAATGATGGCATGCTCGTCCGTGAAGGAGGGGCAAAATGA